TTCTGTAAGTTTTCTGTCTTTCCTAAACTTCCGTCTTTTTCACCTCGCTCTTCCTTTGCGTTGGTTGTTTTTCCCGTGTTTCTGTTTTTACTTCTGCCCTGATAGTTGTTCTactttctcttgcttcttcctctttgctctcctcagtCTTTTATTAGTCTCAAATTCGATTCTTCCCATCGTTTCTTCACTAGTCGtcgcttctccttccttttttcctctttttcgttccaTTCCTATTTGCCTTCTCCATctgctcctccctcttccttcatcgaTGCATGGCATcgataagcggaccgagtcccgccagtgctcgccaaaccgcgaccaaggcttgaaatcgccaatgcttctctcggtcgtttgtggTTAGGTGCAGGGGATcgcgatgagcgatatatgcgtatacatagcagccgtcatcagtagttagtgattccgcccatccgtttatatttatttccttgttctggtaattcctgtcttcctgcgtGCATGTAGTCCCACAATATTCACTACTCGTGCACCCTCAATTTGAAATAAGTTAATATAGAAATAAAAGACCCACCAATCAATTGATATGATATTATGAAGCAGAAGtatatgtgggaaaggcaacaagccagtgatcctcctcctccccccctgcccgccccagtgtctgtctaaactctctcccggaaagtgactttggccctgaaaagggcctagatatagtgtgagcagattgtagtactcagacgggcaacgcccgcttaggcacgctcgccgcgaatgcgacgggccagctggatgtcctttggcatgatggtgacacgcttggcgtggatggcgcagaggttggtgtcctcgaagagaccgacgaggtaggcctcggaggcttcctgcagagccatgacggcagaggactggaagcggagatcggtcttgaaatcctgggcgatctcgcgcaccagacgctggaagggcagcttcctgatgaggagctcggtgctcttctggtagcggcggatctcacggagggccacggtcccgggcctgtagcggtgaggcttcttgactcctccggtggccggggccgacttgcgagcggccttggtggccagctgcttgcggggcgccttgccaccggtggatttcctggcagtctgcttggtacgggccatggctacggacgaacagaacagttcAGTCTTCCCAGCCGTTTctggtttttatagttttggcggccgggggaggagcggtggtccgccgcgtcctgcgcgtgcgccgcctcctagtcccgcgcttgcccgcccccgtcaggcagtgcatctatctagccctattggaggaatttaggggtctcttggagctgtctgcatatgctagagcctagtaccgtgtggaggctcacccaacgtcactgggccgtccggaagtagacggcaggagccagcctatcgcccaaagacccaccaccgccgcctctggctctgcatatatagagcgaacgctggggcagcccaacactcactccactgttgagctacccacctgaaccatgactggccgcggcaagggaggcaagggactcggaaagggaggcgccaagcgtcaccgcaaggttcttcgggacaacatccagggcatcaccaagccggccatccgtcgtctggcgcgccgtggcggtgtgaagcgcatctccgggctcatctacgaagagacccgtggtgtgctcaaggtgttcctggagaacgtcatcagggatgccgtcacctacactgagcacgccaagcgcaagaccgtcaccgccatggacgtggtgtacgccctcaaacgccagggccgcaccctgtacggcttcggtggttaatgccgctgcctgagcgagcccgacctaacccacccaccccggacctctttgaggtccacattcttattcactaagagaatagtagcacacatTTTACTTCagttacatttcctttttttctttctttctttctttctttctttctttctttctgtttcctccctccctccctccctcccccctgcctaatgatggttcacacctccgcccactgctccccatccacctcatttgacactagtttgtttgtttcctcaatcccaccttttccctccctccctccctccctccctcctgcctaatgatggttcacacctccgcccactgctccccatccacctcatttgccactaggaagctccaatttgtttgtttcagttcttacagaaacatcattttgccataatttcccctgtccctgtcaattctttgtaaaatcagtaacaggatatttatgaaaagagagagagagagagagagagagagagagagagagagagagagagagagagagagagagagagagagagagaga
The Eriocheir sinensis breed Jianghai 21 unplaced genomic scaffold, ASM2467909v1 Scaffold434, whole genome shotgun sequence DNA segment above includes these coding regions:
- the LOC126992298 gene encoding histone H4; this encodes MTGRGKGGKGLGKGGAKRHRKVLRDNIQGITKPAIRRLARRGGVKRISGLIYEETRGVLKVFLENVIRDAVTYTEHAKRKTVTAMDVVYALKRQGRTLYGFGG